The nucleotide sequence TTGTCTAACATGTTAGTTTAAAAAATTAGTCTGGAAGATTAGCTTTGGGAATTGGAGGAAGTGGAAATGAGAATCAATGAGATATAAGCTTAAATAAGCATCCAATTTCTTAGTTATAGATGTGCAAGCAATTCCTCTTTTCTAATTCTGTACCAATAATATTTTTCCTCGAAGCGTAGGAGTAAGTTGGTGGTTCTACTTCCATCATAGGATTGTACTGATAAAAAATTATGAGATAGCTATCCtgctgttttattttttattgccCAGGCATCATGATTTCATTTTCCCGTCTTACTCCAGGCTGGTGCTTCTTTGGAATCACTTGCAAAAGGTGCAGTTCAATTTTCCCGGAGATTTACGGTTCAAGAATTGCAAGATCGATGGCATGCTCTCCTTTATGATACAGTTGTTTCAGCTGAAGCATCAGCACTCATGATTGAGTTTGACCACTCTGCATCGACACAGAAATGTAATAGGTTTGAGAATTCCAAGGAAAGTAAAAAATCCGTTCTAATGAAGAGAAAAAGTGAGAGTATCCGCTCATGTTATTATGCTATGCGTAAGAGAATCCGGAATGACCCATTTGACTCGATGGATATGAATTTTCTTGGCGGAGCTGGTAACAATGACGAGCCTCAGTCTGTGGATTGTGTATTTATAGATTCAATAAGAGATACCTTTGGTAATCAACAATTAAATGTTGATGTCATATGCAATGGCATTCTGGAACATGGGCTTGATGATTCTGTCGGGGCTAGTGATGGTGTTACTGCTTCTCCTTGTTTTTCGATTGGACTCCGCTATCATAATGGAGACATTCCTCTTAGAAGCTTTAATGCTCCTGAGGACTTCCATAATGCTGGTGAAGAAAGTGTTTCCCTTACTGAGAATCAAAGCACTGTTGGAGAATTGGGCCAATTGAAAGAATTGCCTGTTTGTGGATTATTTGAAGCCGAGGCTTTAGAACCCAATTTGCCATCTATGACAGGTCCATGTGATGATAATTTGATAAACTCTTCTGGATTTGAAAGCCAGGTCTTTAACTCACCAGTTCCACATTGTGGTTTGTCATTTGACAACCTTGGTTATTCACCTACTCCACCTGAAATGCCAGATTGGAGTACAATTGGAGATATTTCTATCCCAGCTTTGCCTGATTTCGAGGAAGGACTGAATGTACAGAATACTTTTGTAGTTGCTATTGATAGCAGTACGAATAAAACAGATGCATCACGATATGGTGTTGTAAGTTCACATTCCAACTTGAGAGACGATATGTCATGTGATGAGCTGACAAATTCAGCACCTAGTACTGATGACTACTTAGCAGAGTTGTCAAAATCTTTGCTTAACTTTTCAGATGAGGAAGATCTATTTGGCCCTGATGGAAATGAAACGATCGATAAGTCTTATTTTGATGGCTTGAGCTCACTTCTCTTGGATTGTCCTGATGGTGGAGGTGACATGCCTGATAAAGGTGTATCAGAGGCTTCAAATGCTCCAGATGAACGGCTTACCATTCTTGATGATGCTTGTCCCAGAGAATTCAGTGACAAATGTGTGTACCAATATGGTGATAAGCCTCTAGCTTCCAGTTCAGAGTTTCAAATGCTATCCTCCGCATTGACTGTCAATCCAGCTTTTCCTGAAATGCGTGGTGGAGTTATTTGTTGCACATTAAGCTCTGAGGACCCGGAAGTTCCTAGCAATGATGATGTTTTTCTTCCTGTTCGGATGCCGTCAACATCATTTCCGTCTATGGCACATTGGAAATATGATGAGACTTATCATCCATTATCCTCGTCTGTCAAAGATTTGTCCATTAATCAAAGGACCAATGATGGACGAGCTGTCTTGatgaaaaataaccaaaatagTCATTCGGAATACAGTACTTCTTATCAGATGATTGAGCCGCCGTCAAAATCGGAAAAGTTCAATAGTGATCACAAAGTTAAGTATGAGTTGCCCAACGATAATAACCAACATGTTCTACGGAGGAATCTGAACACTTCTGATAGTCCAAGGCCAGTCATTTCAGGAAAATTTAATGCAGTAAATACCTGTCAAGGAGCTGTTAAAGAAAATATTGCAAAGGATGAACATGGAAAAAGTCTCAGTTGGAATTATGCTGATGCCTCCCAGTGCTTGGAGAAGAAAGCTATTTGCACTAAGGAACACGGCATTACCACCATCCTTCAAAAGAATGAACCTATACTTGCTGAAACTGTCCTCATGAAAACAACAATCCCTGaaacaagtccaaacaatttttcATCAGATTCGGAAGAGTTTCTTTATGAGAGTGATGAGGACATACCCTACTTTTCTGATGTTGAAGCTCTGGTGAGATCTTCTTTTCTGGTGTATGAATTTCTACTACCATCATAGGTATTTGTTGACCTTAACCagtttctttcatcatccaacAGATCCTTGATATGGATTTGAGCCCAAATAACCAGGATATATATTCTAGTAAGGGAGGTGGGTTCCAGTTTGATTATATTTATTGAATGATTTACTTTTTTACTTCAATGACTTTCTATGAAGAGCTGATATAGTCTTGATTATTTTGTTTCTACTGCATCACTTAGTGTATTATGCTTATAGTTACTTTTTCTACTCATTCACTTCATCCACTTCTTTGGCGGCTTTTTTGCTCTTTTGTAGTTTCTTTATTTGTGATTTTCAGCCCTCTGTTGGTGCATTCTCTCTTACCGTatattttctgttttctttccTTTGGTCCGTCTCTTTATTTTTTCCCCAGTCAAAACGTATCAGGTTGAAGATCCTAGAATGATCATCAGGCTGGAGCAGGCTGATCATGCTTGTGAACGGAGAGATATTGCTGCACATGGAGCATTTGCTGTTTTAGCTGGCCGTCGCTCAAAGCATTTTATTAGAAAACCGGCGGTATGATTGATTTAATATTAGCATTCTAACTCAGTTACAGAATACCATACTAGACTGTTAATAAATGCTTCCCTATTAATCCTACTTGTCTGAAATGATCATCTAACATATACTATCAGCAAAATTCATGTATAGTTTTAAAAAGCAAGAGCATGAGGCAAGATGCTTTATCTAATACGGGGCGGGGTGGAAGCCTCGAGACGTGGGACGTAAGTCCCGGtgaatttttgtattttgtatttttataaattaactatatattaaatgtatcttaaatcaaaaaataatatattaaatgtacaaaaaataattacgACATATAAAAATTGTCACAATTCCCAAACCACAACAATAATTACTCACTTCAAACTACATTAACTATACTTTTTACAAGTGGCGGTTTAATTTTCCAAGAAAaggctttttttttttgctattccATTTTATTATTCCAAGTCCCCACATAGCCCTATAGCCATTGAACAAAGCAACTAATTAAGTTTTGCA is from Nicotiana tabacum cultivar K326 chromosome 18, ASM71507v2, whole genome shotgun sequence and encodes:
- the LOC107808314 gene encoding uncharacterized protein LOC107808314, with amino-acid sequence MGALAPLSHWIPEDDLLLKNSIEAGASLESLAKGAVQFSRRFTVQELQDRWHALLYDTVVSAEASALMIEFDHSASTQKCNRFENSKESKKSVLMKRKSESIRSCYYAMRKRIRNDPFDSMDMNFLGGAGNNDEPQSVDCVFIDSIRDTFGNQQLNVDVICNGILEHGLDDSVGASDGVTASPCFSIGLRYHNGDIPLRSFNAPEDFHNAGEESVSLTENQSTVGELGQLKELPVCGLFEAEALEPNLPSMTGPCDDNLINSSGFESQVFNSPVPHCGLSFDNLGYSPTPPEMPDWSTIGDISIPALPDFEEGLNVQNTFVVAIDSSTNKTDASRYGVVSSHSNLRDDMSCDELTNSAPSTDDYLAELSKSLLNFSDEEDLFGPDGNETIDKSYFDGLSSLLLDCPDGGGDMPDKGVSEASNAPDERLTILDDACPREFSDKCVYQYGDKPLASSSEFQMLSSALTVNPAFPEMRGGVICCTLSSEDPEVPSNDDVFLPVRMPSTSFPSMAHWKYDETYHPLSSSVKDLSINQRTNDGRAVLMKNNQNSHSEYSTSYQMIEPPSKSEKFNSDHKVKYELPNDNNQHVLRRNLNTSDSPRPVISGKFNAVNTCQGAVKENIAKDEHGKSLSWNYADASQCLEKKAICTKEHGITTILQKNEPILAETVLMKTTIPETSPNNFSSDSEEFLYESDEDIPYFSDVEALILDMDLSPNNQDIYSSKGVKTYQVEDPRMIIRLEQADHACERRDIAAHGAFAVLAGRRSKHFIRKPAVLLGRASADVKVDIDLGRESRHNKISRRQATIKMDMGGLFHLRNVGKYSIHVNGKEVHRKQSLTLTSGSFIEVRDLTFSFEINQSEVKRYIDILKESQSQDIKV